A genomic region of Halichondria panicea chromosome 5, odHalPani1.1, whole genome shotgun sequence contains the following coding sequences:
- the LOC135336031 gene encoding uncharacterized protein LOC135336031 — protein sequence MEFKRELFDIRNNVISITVDDSDPLNDTIKRQEKLIFDMSVTMKRLLYSPSTEALVPTTPETPTRGVNLPKIEIATFNGDLLSWQTFWEQFDVSIHSRRDVSNAEKLAYLRHSLKDGSAKAVIEGLSQSGDQYLEAIASLKARYDRPRLIHQTHVQKICEAPSLKDGSGKELRRLHDTVQQHLRALKAMDQDPSGAFITSMMELKLDQTTMFEWQKTSQAIKSVPHYQAILEFLNLRAQAAETCSTQERKHVRNDSRKPPRLIPSHIGHVSEVNATVCVVCKTEKHPLYTCPKFKNLPHDKMLLTIRSNNLCLNCFRTPFTPMNTCAVSFHEKLHKYSSV from the coding sequence ATGGAATTCAAGCGAGAACTATTTGACATTCGCAACAACGTGATATCGATCACCGTGGATGACTCTGACCCCCTAAATGATACTATCAAGAGGCAGGAGAAATTGATATTCGACATGTCTGTCACCATGAAGAGGCTTCTCTACAGCCCTAGTACCGAAGCTCTCGTCCCTACCACACCAGAAACTCCGACTCGTGGAGTCAATCTTCCCAAAATTGAAATAGCTACATTCAATGGTGACCTGCTCAGTTGGCAAACATTCTGGGAACAGTTTGATGTGTCCATACACAGCCGCAGGGACGTTAGCAATGCTGAGAAACTGGCCTATCTTCGCCATTCCCTGAAGGATGGATCTGCAAAGGCAGTCATAGAAGGATTGTCGCAATCGGGTGATCAGTACTTGGAAGCAATTGCATCGCTCAAGGCGAGATACGACCGACCAAGGCTAATTCATCAAACCCACGTCCAGAAGATATGTGAAGCCCCAAGTCTTAAAGATGGTTCTGGCAAAGAATTGAGACGTCTTCACGATACCGTTCAACAACACCTGCGCGCCCTCAAGGCGATGGACCAAGATCCCTCTGGAGCCTTCATCACATCCATGATGGAACTAAAGCTCGATCAAACTACCATGTTTGAATGGCAAAAGACTAGCCAAGCCATAAAAAGCGTACCTCATTACCAGGCTATATTGGAATTTCTCAACCTCCGTGCCCAAGCTGCAGAGACCTGCTCTACCCAAGAAAGAAAACATGTTCGAAATGACTCAAGAAAACCACCCAGATTGATTCCATCTCATATCGGACATGTGTCTGAGGTGAATGCTACTGTTTGTGTCGTGTGCAAGACTGAGAAACATCCTCTATACACTTGCCCCAAGTTCAAGAACCTACCCCATGACAAAATGCTGCTAACTATCCGTTCCAACAACTTATGCCTGAACTGCTTCAGAACACCTTTTACACCGATGAATACTTGTGCAGTTTCTTTCCATGAGAAACTGCACAAGTATTCATCGGTGTAA
- the LOC135335955 gene encoding uncharacterized protein LOC135335955, which produces MEEYMDLNHAEIVPVADLQKQNEDVFYLPMHAVHKEHSTTTKIRAVFDTSAKSTTGVSLNDTLLVGPTVHPPLIDVLLQFRLHKIAITADVSKMYRAVELTQPDRDLHRFVWRSKPDNTLVDYRMTRITFGVSASAFAANMSVKQNAIDHATEFPQAANVVNTSFYVDDCLTGANSIEEAVELQQQLHGLFAKGEFLLRKWNSNNTTVLQNISPELRDSQPLQLLPTNDEYTKTLGIEWSAKKDHFRLTVAKPPPLETLTKRTLVSDIAKTFDVLGWFSPATIKVKILLQKVWEERIDWDDPVPMHIKDIWSKWRTELPKLSHKLISRCHFDTDTEIVSTQLHGFSDASESAYSAVVYLRLTDTSGLHQISLVISKTKVAPIKRLSIPRLELCGAHLLSQLLHHVKRVLCIPLSNIHAWTDSTVVLNWLDGSPKRFKNYVGNRISAILDLMPPDKWKHVNGLQNPADCASRGLYPSELLDHPLWWSGPDWLKQDQTNWPTLTPNNHDDEGTEISLVVIQTFPQPVIPVDRFSKLNQLKRVTCWIIRFIKNSRFKDHSKRILTPLTMSELQEAENYWIKIIQAAHFKTEIEHILSKQPLSKSNSLLTLNPIVDNYNLLRVGGRRQLSATPYHSKHSTRNRDMVVIKEDSPLLNEWPLARVIGVNRTRWFSSCGNHQDFKWCIQTPD; this is translated from the coding sequence ATGGAAGAATATATGGACCTGAATCATGCTGAAATTGTTCCAGTTGCTGATTTACAGAAACAAAATGAAGATGTGTTTTATTTGCCAATGCATGCTGTTCACAAGGAGCACAGTACGACTACGAAGATCAGGGCTGTATTTGACACGTCAGCCAAGTCTACCACCGGCGTCTCACTGAACGACACACTGTTGGTCGGACCCACCGTACACCCTCCACTGATAGATGTTCTATTACAATTTCGACTACACAAGATTGCGATCACAGCTGACGTGAGCAAGATGTACAGGGCTGTTGAACTGACTCAACCCGATCGGGATCTCCACAGATTTGTGTGGCGCAGCAAGCCCGACAACACTCTAGTCGATTACAGAATGACGAGAATTACATTTGGTGTCTCTGCTTCTGCTTTTGCAGCTAACATGTCAGTCAAACAAAATGCTATTGATCATGCTACTGAGTTTCCACAAGCTGCAAACGTAGTGAACACTTCATTCTACGTCGATGACTGTCTAACAGGTGCTAACTCGATTGAAGAAGCAGTTGAGCTCCAACAACAACTACATGGTCTTTTTGCAAAGGGAGAATTCTTACTCAGGAAATGGAATTCTAACAACACCACTGTGTTACAAAACATATCTCCCGAGCTCAGAGACAGTCAACCACTACAACTGCTACCCACCAATGATGAATACACCAAGACTCTAGGGATTGAGTGGAGCGCAAAGAAGGATCATTTTCGACTCACTGTTGCCAAACCACCTCCACTTGAAACACTGACCAAACGAACCCTAGTATCAGACATCGCCAAGACATTTGATGTGCTTGGGTGGTTCTCACCTGCCACCATCAAGGTGAAGATTCTGCTGCAGAAGGTATGGGAGGAGAGAATAGATTGGGACGATCCAGTTCCAATGCATATCAAAGACATCTGGTCGAAATGGCGGACCGAATTGCCCAAACTATCTCACAAGCTCATTTCCCGTTGCCACTTCGACACAGACACAGAAATTGTATCCACCCAGCTCCATGGTTTTTCAGATGCCTCAGAGTCAGCCTATTCTGCTGTTGTATATCTTCGTCTCACAGATACTTCTGGTCTCCATCAAATCTCTCTGGTAATATCCAAGACAAAGGTAGCGCCGATCAAGCGTCTCTCAATTCCAAGGCTCGAACTTTGTGGTGCACATCTACTTTCTCAATTGCTACACCACGTCAAACGAGTACTCTGCATACCATTGTCTAACATACATGCCTGGACAGACAGCACAGTAGTGCTGAATTGGCTGGACGGCAGTCCTAAGCGTTTTAAGAATTATGTGGGCAACAGGATCTCAGCCATCCTTGACTTGATGCCACCAGACAAATGGAAACACGTTAATGGACTCCAGAATCCTGCTGACTGTGCATCCAGGGGCCTCTACCCCTCTGAATTGCTAGATCACCCTCTCTGGTGGAGCGGTCCTGACTGGCTCAAGCAAGACCAAACCAATTGGCCAACACTTACTCCCAACAACCATGATGATGAAGGAACAGAGATTTCATTAGTGGTCATACAAACATTCCCCCAACCTGTGATTCCAGTCGATCGGTTTTCAAAACTCAACCAACTCAAGCGTGTCACCTGTTGGATCATTCGCTTTATCAAAAATAGCAGATTCAAGGATCATTCCAAGAGAATTCTTACACCTCTGACCATGTCAGAGCTCCAAGAAGCAGAAAACTATTGGATTAAGATTATCCAAGCGGCTCATTTCAAGACGGAAATTGAGCACATACTCAGCAAGCAACCACTATCTAAGTCTAATTCACTCCTCACACTGAACCCAATTGTTGATAATTACAATCTGCTACGTGTTGGTGGGCGAAGGCAATTATCTGCAACCCCATACCACTCGAAACACTCCACCAGAAATCGCGATATGGTCGTTATCAAAGAAGATTCCCCTCTACTCAACGAATGGCCACTGGCTAGAGTGATTGGGGTGAACCGGACACGATGGTTTAGTTCGTGTGGCAACCATCAAGACTTCAAATGGTGTATACAAACGCCCGATTAA